One genomic window of Trichosurus vulpecula isolate mTriVul1 chromosome X, mTriVul1.pri, whole genome shotgun sequence includes the following:
- the LOC118832568 gene encoding olfactory receptor 13H1-like, giving the protein MDGLQRNNNSEVTEFILVGFSQKPHVQAAFFTGLLCLYLVTCLGNSLIVIVIQRDTQLHTPMYFFLSNLSFLDVCYSTSWEPYVLAQCFKDFPTISYTSCYAQMTTSLFLGMTECLLLAVMAYDRFIAISNPLRYTIIMSNQVCLQMAVGTWISAFLLSVMPIIAIPAHYCGHKVINHFSCEIQALLKLVCSDTPMSLILGLVISAFTLPLPFTFILISYTRIVAAVLRIRSTEARLKAFSTCGSHLTVVTIFYGTAIYMYLKPQSKESQDQDKVISIFYGAVTPMLNPLIYTLRNKDVKGALRKLIGGKEKS; this is encoded by the coding sequence ATGGATGGGCTACAGAGAAATAACAACTCTGAGGTCACAGAATTCATCCTGGTGGGCTTTTCCCAGAAGCCCCATGTGCAGGCCGCCTTCTTCACTGGGCTCTTGTGCCTCTACCTGGTCACATGTTTAGGGAACAGCCTCATCGTCATTGTGATCCAAAGGGACACTCAGCTTCACactcccatgtacttcttcctcagtAACCTGTCCTTCCTTGACGTCTGCTACTCCACCAGCTGGGAGCCCTACGTGTTGGCCCAGTGTTTCAAAGACTTCCCCACCATCTCCTACACCAGCTGCTATGCCCAGATGACCACTTCCCTGTTCTTGGGGATGACTGAGTGTCTCCTCCTTGCTGTCATGGCCTATGACCGCTTTATTGCCATCTCCAATCCTCTGCGCTACACCATCATCATGAGCAACCAGGTCTGCTTGCAGATGGCTGTGGGCACCTGGATCAGTGCCTTCCTCTTGTCTGTAATGCCAATCATTGCTATTCCAGCTCATTACTGTgggcacaaagtcatcaaccatTTCAGCTGTGAGATCCAGGCCTTGCTGAAGCTTGTCTGCTCAGACACCCCCATGAGCCTGATCCTGGGTCTGGTCATTAGTGCTTTTACACTGCCCTTGCCTTTCACCTTCATCCTCATCTCCTACACCCGCATTGTGGCCGCTGTGCTCAGGATCCGCTCCACAGAGGCCAGGCTCAAAGCCTTCTCCACCTGTGGTTCCCACTTGACAGTGGTGACCATATTTTATGGGACAGCCATCTACATGTACTTGAAACCCCAATCTAAAGAGTCTCAGGATCAGGACAAAGTCATCTCAATATTTTATGGAGCAGTTACCCCTATGTTGAACCCTCTCATTTATACCCTAAGGAATAAGGATGTGAAAGGTGCCCTCAGGAAATTgattggagggaaagaaaaatcttGA